The following are encoded in a window of Aromatoleum petrolei genomic DNA:
- a CDS encoding cyclodeaminase, protein MSKVILLSESDLRACVTLDAAAIDCVEHAFRLLATEKVVMPPILRLDIEEHNGEVDVKTAYLPGLDSFAIKVSPGFFDNPKLGLPSLNGLMVLLSARTGVPEALLLDNGYLTAVRTAAAGAVAARWLAREDARRAAVIGSGEQARLQLKALTLVRDIESATVWAPRIDEAQRFADEMTAALGLRISACRSIDTAIDGADVAITTTPSRSPLIEPRHLQPGLHITAMGSDAEHKNEIAPAAIAAATRYVCDRLAQVRVLGELHHAIAAGLVTTDASFPELGQVIAGQAPGRTSRDDVTICDLTGTGAQDTAIATFAFARARAGGHGTPFES, encoded by the coding sequence ATGTCCAAAGTCATTCTGCTGAGCGAATCCGATCTGCGGGCCTGCGTCACGCTCGACGCGGCCGCGATCGACTGCGTCGAGCACGCGTTCCGCCTGCTCGCGACCGAGAAGGTCGTCATGCCGCCGATCCTGCGGCTCGACATCGAGGAGCACAACGGCGAGGTCGACGTGAAGACGGCCTACCTACCGGGGCTGGACAGTTTCGCGATCAAGGTGAGCCCGGGCTTCTTCGACAACCCCAAGCTGGGCCTGCCCAGTCTCAATGGCCTGATGGTACTGCTGTCGGCGCGCACCGGCGTACCCGAGGCGCTGCTGCTCGACAACGGCTATCTCACCGCGGTGCGCACCGCTGCCGCCGGCGCGGTCGCGGCGCGCTGGCTCGCGCGCGAGGATGCGCGTCGCGCGGCGGTGATCGGATCGGGCGAGCAGGCGCGCCTGCAGCTGAAGGCGCTGACGCTGGTACGCGACATCGAGTCGGCCACCGTGTGGGCGCCGCGCATCGACGAGGCGCAACGCTTCGCCGACGAGATGACGGCCGCGCTTGGACTGCGCATAAGCGCGTGCCGGAGCATCGACACTGCGATCGACGGCGCAGACGTCGCGATCACGACCACGCCCAGCCGCTCGCCGCTGATCGAGCCTCGCCACCTGCAGCCGGGCCTGCACATCACCGCGATGGGCTCGGATGCCGAGCACAAGAACGAGATCGCGCCCGCCGCAATCGCCGCCGCGACACGCTACGTGTGCGACCGCCTCGCTCAGGTGCGCGTGCTCGGCGAGCTGCATCATGCGATCGCAGCCGGCCTTGTGACCACCGACGCGAGCTTCCCGGAGCTCGGCCAAGTCATCGCCGGCCAGGCGCCCGGCCGCACGAGTCGCGACGACGTGACGATCTGCGATCTGACCGGCACCGGCGCCCAGGACACCGCGATCGCGACCTTTGCCTTCGCGCGCGCCCGCGCCGGCGGCCACGGCACCCCATTCGAATCCTGA
- the doeA gene encoding ectoine hydrolase DoeA (DoeA (degradation of ectoine A) is also called EutD (ectoine utilization D).) — translation MPHNIALPFERAEYAARLAKTRAAMDARGIDVLIVSDPTNMAWLTGYDGWSFYVHQCVIVGPEGEPVWFGRGQDANGARRTAYIGDDNIIGYPDHYVQSTERHPMDYLATELIAARGWADKRIGVEMDNYYFSAAAYASLVTHLPQARFVDANSLVNWQRAVKSPREIEYMRIAAKIVERMHQTIVDTIEPGMRKNELVARIYAAGIEGADGHGGDYPAIVPLLPTGADAAAPHLTWDDSPMAAGAGTFFEIAGCYRRYHCPQSRTVFLGKPPQHFIEAEKAVVEGIHAGLDAARPGNTCEDIANAFFKVLKSYGIEKNSRCGYPIGASYPPDWGERTMSLRPGDRTVLEPGMSFHFMPGIWQDDWGLEITESILITENGVETFCNTPRKLFVKD, via the coding sequence ATGCCCCACAACATTGCCCTGCCCTTCGAACGCGCCGAGTACGCCGCGCGCCTCGCCAAGACCCGCGCCGCGATGGACGCGCGCGGCATCGACGTGCTGATCGTCAGCGATCCGACCAACATGGCCTGGCTCACCGGCTACGACGGCTGGTCCTTCTACGTGCACCAGTGCGTGATCGTCGGCCCCGAAGGCGAGCCCGTGTGGTTCGGCCGCGGCCAGGACGCCAACGGCGCGCGCCGCACGGCGTACATCGGCGACGACAACATCATCGGTTACCCCGACCACTACGTGCAGTCGACCGAGCGCCATCCGATGGACTACCTCGCCACCGAGCTCATCGCCGCGCGTGGCTGGGCCGACAAGCGCATCGGCGTCGAGATGGACAACTACTACTTCTCGGCCGCCGCCTACGCCTCGCTCGTCACGCACCTGCCGCAGGCGCGCTTCGTCGATGCCAACTCGCTCGTGAACTGGCAGCGCGCCGTGAAGTCGCCGCGCGAGATCGAGTACATGCGGATCGCCGCGAAGATCGTCGAGCGCATGCACCAGACCATCGTCGACACCATCGAGCCCGGCATGCGCAAGAACGAGCTGGTCGCCCGCATCTACGCGGCCGGCATCGAGGGCGCCGACGGCCACGGCGGCGACTACCCGGCGATCGTGCCGCTGCTGCCCACCGGCGCGGATGCTGCCGCCCCGCACCTGACCTGGGACGACAGCCCGATGGCGGCCGGCGCCGGCACCTTCTTCGAGATCGCCGGCTGCTACCGCCGCTACCACTGCCCGCAGTCGCGCACCGTCTTCCTCGGAAAGCCCCCGCAGCACTTCATCGAGGCCGAGAAGGCGGTCGTCGAGGGCATCCACGCCGGCCTGGATGCCGCCCGCCCCGGCAACACCTGCGAGGACATCGCCAACGCCTTCTTCAAGGTGCTCAAGAGCTACGGCATCGAGAAGAACAGCCGCTGCGGCTACCCCATCGGCGCGAGCTACCCCCCCGACTGGGGCGAACGCACGATGAGCCTGCGCCCCGGCGACCGCACCGTCCTTGAGCCGGGCATGAGCTTCCACTTCATGCCCGGCATCTGGCAGGACGACTGGGGCCTCGAGATCACCGAGAGCATCCTCATCACCGAAAACGGCGTCGAGACCTTCTGCAACACGCCACGCAAACTCTTCGTCAAGGACTGA